The Vigna unguiculata cultivar IT97K-499-35 chromosome 11, ASM411807v1, whole genome shotgun sequence genomic sequence GGCAAGTACTCTATgtataatttgatatatttttctaagaatAGTAAAATCTTAGTGactatgaaaaattttaaattgctAACTATTCAAAATTGGACAACAGGAGCTTCTTGAGTTAGGTGAACGAAATGGGAATGACAACTTAGAAAAGGGTTTGCTAAAAGACATTACTGGAAGACAATTGCGGACAAAAATGTTTCTATTACCTAATGACTTGGAGGAGTCAACTTCTGAAAAATGGGAGACTGATATTTGCATAATATGTCAGGTATCAAATATAGCAACGTGTATATTTTATAGAATTCTAgtttatttgtcttttttatgTACTAGATTGAGCTTATTCATTCAAGTTTTACTCTTTCTCCTATTAATTGGAATGTTTGTGCATGATTTCACAGGATGAATATAAGAACAGAGAGGAGATTGGAATTCTTCAATGCGGACATGAATACCATGCAAATTGTATAAGAAGATGGTTACATGAGAAAAATATTTGTCCTATCTGCAAATCAAAAGCATTGAATATTGAATAGAAGCTGAAACTAAAatcacataatttatttatttcaatgaattcatatttttgttattattgttatggtGAAAAACTTAATATTTACGGTTTTTATgatcattgttattattatattgttgtttaaaatttaattacattcttgatttttttttcttaattttctgtTGAATGTCT encodes the following:
- the LOC114170149 gene encoding probable E3 ubiquitin-protein ligase ZFP1, which produces MVMVIESFGYRPSPRDWSNLFFKKSIYKQNVDFQTEALYMEFPPLDDPQSDILMNIVDMSYQAFSRPMHEPSSLVDPQSDMSMDIDNLSYEELLELGERNGNDNLEKGLLKDITGRQLRTKMFLLPNDLEESTSEKWETDICIICQDEYKNREEIGILQCGHEYHANCIRRWLHEKNICPICKSKALNIE